One genomic segment of Amycolatopsis sp. Hca4 includes these proteins:
- a CDS encoding spore germination protein GerW family protein, whose product MKVDELLAKAKDGLETRMVYGEPYEVDGVTVIVASAVGTGGGGGDSRDEKGRSGEGGGFGLSAKPVGAYVIKDGKLRWEPAVDVNRLLATLGAVAVAALFVATRLVKYRASRETGES is encoded by the coding sequence ATGAAGGTCGACGAACTGCTCGCGAAGGCGAAGGACGGGCTGGAGACCAGGATGGTCTACGGCGAGCCGTACGAGGTCGACGGCGTCACGGTGATCGTGGCGTCGGCCGTCGGCACCGGCGGTGGTGGCGGCGACAGCCGTGACGAGAAGGGCCGCTCCGGCGAAGGCGGCGGGTTCGGGCTGTCGGCCAAGCCGGTCGGGGCCTACGTCATCAAGGACGGCAAGCTCCGCTGGGAGCCGGCGGTCGACGTGAACCGCCTGCTGGCGACCCTCGGCGCGGTCGCGGTCGCCGCCCTCTTCGTCGCCACGCGGTTGGTGAAGTACCGGGCTTCCCGCGAGACCGGGGAGT
- a CDS encoding class I fructose-bisphosphate aldolase, giving the protein MAHRPPLAELGLNTGKKTRLHRILHEHGLRNGTAFFLPYDQGLEHGPRDFFANPAAGDPKYILKLAVEGGFNGIAIQIGLAEKFYWDYAGELPLVLKLNGKTEIPSDAEALSPLHGSVEDAVRLGADAVGYTLYVGTPAQEQDFAQLRQVRADAHRLGMPLVVWAYPRGSAIEAKGGRDSFYAVDYAARTASELGADVVKVNFPRPAKIDNVPGAYAREITGQEAIDAVVRSAGRTLLLVSGGSKAGDDAMLEKAREAMEAGATGLIFGRNVWQRDHDESLRFVSALRDILAKYPSA; this is encoded by the coding sequence ATGGCGCACCGTCCCCCGCTGGCCGAGCTCGGGCTGAACACCGGCAAGAAGACCCGGCTGCACCGCATCCTGCACGAGCACGGTCTCCGCAACGGCACCGCGTTCTTCCTGCCCTACGATCAGGGCCTGGAGCACGGTCCCCGTGATTTCTTCGCCAACCCGGCCGCGGGCGACCCGAAGTACATCCTCAAGTTGGCGGTCGAGGGCGGTTTCAACGGCATCGCGATCCAGATCGGGCTGGCGGAAAAGTTCTACTGGGACTACGCGGGCGAGCTGCCCCTGGTGCTGAAGCTCAACGGCAAGACCGAGATCCCCTCCGACGCCGAGGCCCTGTCCCCGCTGCACGGCAGCGTCGAAGACGCGGTCCGGCTCGGCGCCGACGCCGTCGGCTACACCCTCTACGTCGGAACTCCGGCGCAGGAGCAGGACTTCGCGCAGCTGCGGCAGGTCCGCGCCGACGCGCACCGGCTCGGCATGCCGCTCGTCGTCTGGGCCTACCCGCGCGGCTCGGCCATCGAAGCCAAGGGCGGCCGCGACTCGTTCTACGCCGTCGACTACGCCGCCCGGACCGCGTCCGAACTCGGCGCCGACGTCGTCAAGGTCAACTTCCCGCGCCCGGCGAAGATCGACAACGTGCCCGGCGCCTACGCACGGGAAATCACCGGCCAGGAGGCGATCGACGCGGTGGTCCGGTCGGCCGGGCGGACGCTGCTGCTGGTGTCGGGCGGCAGCAAGGCCGGCGATGACGCCATGCTGGAGAAAGCCCGCGAAGCCATGGAAGCCGGCGCGACCGGGCTGATCTTCGGCCGCAACGTCTGGCAGCGCGACCACGACGAATCCCTGCGGTTCGTCTCGGCGCTGCGGGACATCCTCGCCAAGTACCCAAGCGCATGA
- a CDS encoding 2-oxoacid:acceptor oxidoreductase family protein, whose translation MSPTMSFGGPGGEAPGPGRSPDVTEVRIHGRGGQGVVTAAELLSVAAFTEGRHAQAFPSFGSERTGAPVVSFCRISDAVIRTREPIVAPDVLIVQDATLLHQVNVFEGFGPGGYLLINSAHGFAELGLAEFTEGFRPERLLVVPATELAREHLGRPVPNAALLGGFAALTGIVGLASVLSAISGRFRGPAVEGNLAAATVAYEFVRAEREELAGAQAD comes from the coding sequence ATGAGCCCCACCATGTCCTTCGGGGGTCCGGGTGGCGAAGCCCCCGGCCCGGGGCGAAGCCCCGATGTCACCGAAGTGCGCATCCACGGCCGCGGGGGCCAGGGCGTGGTGACCGCGGCCGAGCTGCTGTCGGTGGCCGCGTTCACCGAAGGGCGGCACGCGCAGGCGTTCCCCAGCTTCGGCTCGGAACGCACCGGCGCGCCGGTCGTCTCGTTCTGCCGGATCTCCGACGCGGTCATCCGCACGCGGGAGCCGATCGTCGCGCCCGACGTGCTGATCGTCCAGGACGCCACGCTGCTGCACCAGGTGAACGTTTTCGAAGGCTTCGGTCCCGGCGGCTACCTGCTGATCAATTCCGCCCACGGCTTCGCCGAACTGGGGCTGGCCGAGTTCACCGAGGGGTTCCGGCCCGAGCGGCTGCTCGTCGTCCCGGCGACCGAGCTGGCCCGCGAGCACCTCGGCCGCCCGGTGCCGAACGCCGCGCTGCTCGGCGGGTTCGCCGCCCTGACCGGGATCGTCGGCCTCGCGAGTGTGCTGTCGGCCATTTCCGGCCGGTTCCGCGGCCCGGCGGTCGAAGGCAACCTCGCCGCGGCGACCGTGGCTTACGAATTCGTGCGCGCCGAACGGGAGGAGCTGGCCGGTGCTCAGGCAGATTGA
- a CDS encoding transketolase C-terminal domain-containing protein — protein sequence MLRQIEGSRAVAEAVASCRPEVVCAYPISPQTHIVEGLAELVKSGTLAPCEFVNVESEFAAMSVAIGASAAGARAYTATASQGLLYMTEAVFNAAGLGLPIVMTVANRAIGAPINIWNDQSDSMALRDAGWIQLYAETNQEAADLHVQAFRIAEELSTPVMVCMDGFVLTHAWEPVDVPGQDAVDAFLPPYEPRQVLDPAEPSSIGAMVGPEAFTEVRYLGHARLMEALDVVPDVADRFAEAFGRNSGGLTRSYRTEDADTIVVALGSVLGTLKDTVDALRDDGLRVGVLGLTCFRPFPADAVRAAIGHARRVVVLERAFEPGVGGIVTQNVVAAAPAAEIHAVIAGLGGRAITKKSLSRVLREADRLPPLTFLDLDRSLIDRELGRLAAGRRSGPTAENLLRDLGAVASRIG from the coding sequence GTGCTCAGGCAGATTGAGGGCTCCCGGGCCGTCGCCGAAGCCGTGGCGTCGTGCCGGCCGGAGGTCGTCTGCGCCTACCCGATCTCGCCGCAGACGCACATCGTCGAGGGCCTTGCCGAACTGGTGAAGTCCGGGACGCTCGCGCCGTGCGAGTTCGTCAACGTCGAGTCGGAGTTCGCCGCGATGTCCGTGGCCATCGGCGCGTCCGCCGCCGGGGCGCGGGCCTACACCGCGACCGCCAGCCAGGGCCTGCTGTACATGACCGAGGCGGTGTTCAACGCCGCCGGCCTGGGCCTGCCGATCGTGATGACGGTGGCCAACCGGGCGATCGGGGCACCGATCAACATCTGGAACGACCAGAGCGACAGCATGGCCCTGCGCGACGCCGGCTGGATCCAGCTCTACGCCGAAACCAACCAGGAGGCCGCGGACCTGCACGTCCAGGCGTTCCGGATCGCCGAGGAGCTGTCCACGCCGGTGATGGTGTGCATGGACGGCTTCGTGCTGACCCACGCCTGGGAGCCGGTGGACGTCCCCGGCCAGGACGCGGTCGACGCGTTCCTGCCGCCGTACGAGCCGCGCCAGGTCCTGGACCCGGCCGAGCCGTCGTCGATCGGCGCGATGGTCGGGCCGGAGGCGTTCACCGAGGTGCGCTACCTCGGGCACGCCCGCCTGATGGAGGCGCTCGACGTCGTCCCGGACGTTGCCGACCGGTTCGCCGAGGCGTTCGGCCGCAACTCCGGCGGCCTGACCCGTTCGTACCGCACCGAAGACGCCGACACGATCGTCGTCGCGCTCGGCTCGGTGCTGGGCACGCTGAAGGACACCGTCGACGCACTGCGCGATGACGGCCTGCGCGTCGGTGTGCTGGGGCTGACGTGCTTCCGGCCGTTCCCCGCCGATGCGGTGCGCGCGGCGATCGGCCACGCCCGACGCGTCGTCGTGCTGGAACGGGCCTTCGAGCCCGGCGTCGGCGGGATCGTCACGCAGAACGTCGTGGCGGCGGCTCCGGCGGCCGAGATCCACGCCGTCATCGCGGGTCTGGGCGGGCGGGCGATCACGAAAAAGTCCCTGAGCCGGGTGCTGCGGGAGGCGGACCGGTTGCCGCCGCTGACCTTCCTCGACCTCGACCGCTCGCTGATCGACCGGGAGCTGGGCCGCCTCGCGGCAGGCCGCCGGTCGGGTCCGACGGCCGAAAACCTCCTGCGCGACCTCGGCGCGGTCGCCTCGCGAATCGGGTGA
- a CDS encoding thiamine pyrophosphate-dependent enzyme: MAVTPIKFYQTGSFAVGGRLLGDDQRSVQSGRQRINSIDCGHRACQGCGEALGARYALDAAMRATGNRMVAVNATGCLEVFSTPYPETSWRIPWLHSLFGNAPAVATGVAAALKAKGRTDVRVVGQGGDGGTVDIGFACLSGMFERNDDVLYICYDNEAYMNTGVQRSGATPPAARTATTPAVGAEPGAVFGQGKNVPMIALAHEIPYVATATVADLRDLEAKVTRAMEFRGARYLHVLVPCPLGWGSASHDTIRIARLAKESGIFPVFEAEHGEIVATSKIRHRVPVEDYLRRQTRYAHLFGDPPRTDVIEKIQALADRNIRRFALLEEA; the protein is encoded by the coding sequence ATGGCGGTGACGCCGATCAAGTTCTACCAGACCGGCAGCTTCGCGGTCGGTGGCCGGCTGCTCGGCGACGACCAGCGCAGTGTGCAGTCCGGCCGGCAGCGGATCAACTCGATCGACTGCGGCCACCGGGCGTGCCAGGGCTGCGGTGAGGCGCTGGGCGCGCGGTACGCACTCGACGCGGCCATGCGCGCGACCGGGAACCGGATGGTGGCGGTCAACGCCACCGGGTGCCTGGAGGTCTTCTCGACGCCGTACCCCGAGACGTCGTGGCGGATCCCGTGGCTGCACTCGCTGTTCGGCAACGCGCCGGCCGTCGCGACCGGGGTGGCCGCGGCGCTGAAGGCCAAGGGCCGCACGGATGTCCGCGTGGTCGGGCAGGGCGGCGACGGCGGGACCGTCGACATCGGCTTCGCTTGCCTGTCCGGGATGTTCGAGCGGAACGACGACGTGCTGTACATCTGCTACGACAACGAGGCGTACATGAACACCGGCGTCCAGCGCTCCGGCGCGACGCCGCCGGCCGCCCGCACGGCCACCACCCCGGCGGTCGGCGCGGAGCCGGGTGCGGTATTCGGGCAGGGCAAGAACGTGCCGATGATCGCGCTGGCCCACGAGATCCCGTACGTGGCCACGGCGACCGTCGCCGACCTGCGCGACCTCGAAGCCAAGGTGACCCGGGCGATGGAGTTCCGCGGCGCCCGCTACCTGCACGTCCTGGTGCCGTGCCCGCTCGGCTGGGGCAGCGCTTCCCACGACACGATCCGGATCGCGCGGCTGGCGAAAGAAAGCGGGATCTTCCCGGTGTTCGAAGCCGAGCACGGTGAGATCGTCGCGACCTCGAAGATCCGGCACCGGGTGCCGGTCGAGGACTACCTGCGGCGGCAGACCCGGTACGCCCACCTCTTCGGCGACCCGCCGCGCACGGACGTCATCGAGAAGATCCAGGCGCTCGCCGACCGCAACATCCGCCGGTTCGCCCTGCTCGAGGAGGCCTGA
- a CDS encoding NAD(P)-binding protein has protein sequence MEHEKPFAITLDVGSSRANKTGAWRSERPVYVDLLPPCNQACPAGQDIQKWLYHAESGDYETAWRGIMADNPLPAVLGRICYRPCESACNRGQLDEAVGINSIERFLGDEGIEQGWTIPVAEPSGKRVLVVGAGPAGLSAAHHLARLGHAVVVRDAEAAPGGMMRYGIPRYRLPREVLDAEIRRIADMGVVFEQNSRVTDVVAAKAGFDAVFLAVGAQVGKRAYIPAGDTAHVLDAISLLHDVETGEQPLLGRRVAVYGGGNTAMDAARTAKRLGATDPVVVYRRTRAQMPAHESEVTEAVEEGVSMRWLSTISEIDGEGITVQKMRLDESGFPQPTGEFERLAADTVVLALGQDTDLSLVDELPDVERADGVVRVGPGMTTGHPGIFAGGDMVPSGRTATVAVGHGAKAAREIDAWLRGQAVSEPPTRREATFDNLNTWYYSDADRTVRPHLDLSRRVSTFDEIKGGLDASTALFEARRCLSCGNCFECDNCYGVCPDNAVLKLEPGERYAIDLDYCKGCGICVAECPCGAIEMVPEET, from the coding sequence ATGGAGCACGAGAAGCCGTTCGCGATCACCCTCGACGTCGGCTCGAGCCGGGCGAACAAGACCGGCGCCTGGCGTTCCGAACGGCCGGTCTACGTCGACCTGCTGCCGCCGTGCAACCAGGCCTGCCCGGCCGGCCAGGACATCCAGAAGTGGCTCTACCACGCCGAATCCGGCGACTACGAGACCGCGTGGCGCGGCATCATGGCCGACAACCCGTTGCCCGCGGTGCTCGGCCGGATCTGCTACCGGCCGTGCGAGAGTGCCTGCAACCGCGGCCAGCTCGACGAAGCCGTCGGGATCAACTCGATCGAACGGTTCCTCGGTGACGAGGGAATCGAGCAGGGCTGGACGATCCCGGTCGCCGAGCCGAGCGGCAAGCGGGTGCTCGTCGTCGGCGCGGGCCCGGCGGGCCTGTCCGCCGCCCACCATCTGGCCCGGCTCGGGCACGCTGTCGTCGTCCGCGACGCCGAAGCCGCTCCCGGCGGGATGATGCGCTACGGCATCCCGCGCTACCGGCTGCCGCGCGAAGTCCTCGACGCCGAGATCCGCCGGATCGCCGACATGGGCGTCGTCTTCGAGCAGAACAGCCGGGTCACCGACGTCGTGGCGGCGAAAGCCGGGTTCGACGCCGTCTTCCTCGCCGTCGGTGCCCAGGTCGGCAAGCGCGCCTACATCCCGGCGGGCGACACCGCGCACGTCCTCGACGCGATTTCGCTGCTGCACGACGTGGAAACCGGGGAGCAGCCACTGCTCGGCCGCCGGGTCGCCGTCTACGGCGGCGGCAACACCGCGATGGACGCCGCCCGCACGGCCAAGCGGCTCGGCGCCACCGACCCCGTCGTCGTCTACCGCCGGACGCGAGCGCAGATGCCCGCGCACGAGTCCGAGGTGACCGAGGCGGTCGAAGAAGGCGTGTCGATGCGCTGGCTGTCGACGATCAGCGAGATCGACGGCGAAGGCATCACCGTCCAGAAGATGCGCCTGGACGAGTCCGGGTTCCCGCAGCCGACCGGCGAGTTCGAACGGCTCGCCGCCGACACCGTCGTGCTGGCCCTCGGCCAGGACACCGATCTGTCCCTGGTGGACGAGCTCCCGGACGTGGAGCGCGCCGACGGCGTCGTGCGCGTCGGCCCCGGCATGACGACCGGGCACCCGGGCATCTTCGCCGGCGGGGACATGGTGCCCTCGGGTCGGACGGCGACCGTCGCGGTGGGCCACGGGGCCAAGGCGGCCCGCGAAATCGACGCGTGGTTGCGCGGGCAGGCCGTCTCCGAGCCGCCGACGCGGCGCGAGGCGACCTTCGACAACCTCAACACCTGGTACTACAGCGACGCCGACCGGACCGTCCGGCCGCACCTGGACCTGTCCCGGCGCGTGTCGACGTTCGACGAGATCAAGGGCGGGCTCGACGCGTCGACGGCGTTGTTCGAGGCACGCCGCTGCCTGTCCTGCGGCAACTGCTTCGAATGCGACAACTGTTACGGCGTCTGCCCGGACAACGCGGTGCTGAAGCTCGAACCGGGGGAGCGGTACGCGATCGATCTCGACTACTGCAAGGGCTGCGGGATCTGCGTCGCCGAATGTCCCTGCGGCGCCATCGAAATGGTGCCCGAAGAAACCTGA
- a CDS encoding DUF1876 domain-containing protein, producing the protein MQEKRWHVEVHIDEDDDGRTRATARLHTADDTRVSGTGIARLNPADTAVPEIGDELAASRALSDLAHNLLECAAGDIEALTRKPVRLDH; encoded by the coding sequence ATGCAGGAGAAGCGCTGGCACGTCGAAGTGCACATCGACGAAGACGACGACGGCCGCACCCGGGCCACCGCCCGGCTGCACACGGCCGACGACACCCGGGTTTCCGGGACCGGCATTGCGCGGCTCAACCCCGCCGACACCGCCGTGCCCGAGATCGGCGACGAGCTGGCCGCCTCGCGCGCGCTGAGCGACCTGGCCCACAACCTGCTCGAATGCGCGGCCGGCGACATCGAAGCCTTGACCCGCAAACCCGTCCGGCTCGACCACTGA
- a CDS encoding flavodoxin domain-containing protein, with translation MRILVVFESMFGATEEVAKAIGKGLAVSAPAEVVNVDKAPRDLTGVDLLVVGGPTHVHGMSRPATRKSAADQVDYPAHSSTGIREWLDALDVVPAGLAAAAFDTRIDKPRVFTGAASLGAAKRLRRRGCRLVLPAESFFVGTTPIDIGPEPGEPERAEAWGAALGAALVRAAT, from the coding sequence ATGCGGATCCTCGTCGTCTTCGAGTCCATGTTCGGCGCCACCGAGGAGGTGGCCAAGGCGATCGGCAAGGGACTGGCCGTGTCGGCCCCGGCGGAAGTGGTCAACGTCGACAAAGCGCCCCGGGACCTGACCGGCGTCGACCTGCTGGTCGTCGGCGGCCCCACCCACGTGCACGGGATGAGCCGCCCGGCCACCCGCAAGTCGGCCGCGGACCAGGTGGACTACCCGGCACACTCGTCGACGGGCATCCGGGAGTGGCTGGACGCGCTCGACGTGGTGCCGGCCGGGCTGGCCGCCGCGGCCTTCGACACCCGGATCGACAAGCCCCGCGTGTTCACCGGGGCCGCGTCGCTCGGGGCGGCCAAGCGGCTGCGCCGTCGCGGGTGCCGGCTCGTCCTGCCGGCGGAGAGCTTCTTCGTCGGAACGACACCGATCGACATCGGCCCGGAACCCGGTGAACCGGAACGAGCCGAGGCGTGGGGCGCGGCGCTCGGGGCGGCGCTGGTCCGCGCCGCCACCTGA
- a CDS encoding YbdK family carboxylate-amine ligase has product MADAPAVGVEEEFVLLDTHTGAAVPAAPRILAALRGEPGVVPEFLRFQIETVTSVCHSLGEVRADLTRLRRRVGEAAADTGCLAVATAVAPFGTVPLVTAEPRYERLAALFPALVAGAGTCACHVHVGIPSRAAGLRALAGLRPWLGVLLGLTANSPYVDGADSGWASTRYPLWSRWPTARPPAAWLDVAEYDAAVAEAIGSGAAPDARGVYFYARLSPRHPTVEVRIADVCLDVADAVVLAGLVRALVTTALRGEVGPQPSDVALARSLRAAARHGLDRAGATRLLAHVRPALEEAGDLEVVHRGWAALADRGSGAVRQRALRAVSATPAEFAARLAAATRGTEDESLEAAQ; this is encoded by the coding sequence GTGGCGGACGCCCCGGCGGTCGGCGTGGAGGAGGAGTTCGTGCTGCTGGACACGCACACCGGGGCGGCCGTCCCGGCAGCTCCCCGCATCCTGGCGGCGCTGCGCGGGGAGCCCGGCGTCGTCCCGGAGTTCCTGCGCTTCCAGATCGAAACCGTGACGAGCGTGTGCCACTCGCTCGGCGAGGTCCGCGCGGACCTGACGCGGCTGCGCCGCCGGGTGGGCGAGGCGGCCGCGGATACGGGGTGCCTGGCCGTGGCCACCGCCGTCGCGCCTTTCGGCACCGTGCCGCTGGTCACCGCCGAACCGAGGTACGAACGGCTGGCCGCGCTCTTTCCCGCGCTGGTGGCAGGCGCCGGCACCTGCGCCTGCCACGTCCACGTCGGCATCCCGTCGCGGGCCGCGGGCCTGCGTGCGCTCGCCGGGCTGCGGCCGTGGCTGGGTGTCCTGCTGGGCCTCACCGCGAACTCGCCCTATGTCGACGGCGCCGACTCCGGGTGGGCGAGCACGCGGTACCCGCTCTGGTCCCGCTGGCCGACGGCCCGGCCGCCCGCCGCGTGGCTCGACGTCGCCGAGTATGACGCCGCCGTCGCCGAGGCGATCGGCAGCGGTGCCGCGCCGGACGCCCGCGGGGTGTACTTCTACGCCCGCCTGTCGCCGCGCCACCCGACCGTGGAAGTACGCATCGCCGATGTCTGCCTCGACGTCGCCGACGCCGTCGTGCTCGCCGGGCTGGTGCGGGCCCTCGTGACCACGGCGTTGCGGGGCGAGGTGGGGCCGCAGCCGTCCGACGTGGCCCTCGCCCGGTCGCTCCGGGCCGCTGCCCGGCACGGCCTCGACCGGGCCGGCGCCACGCGGCTGCTGGCGCACGTCCGTCCCGCACTCGAGGAGGCCGGCGATCTCGAGGTGGTGCACCGGGGGTGGGCTGCGCTCGCGGACCGGGGCAGCGGTGCGGTCCGGCAGCGTGCGCTGCGGGCGGTGTCGGCCACTCCGGCGGAGTTCGCCGCCCGGCTCGCCGCGGCGACCCGGGGAACCGAAGACGAGAGCCTGGAGGCGGCACAGTGA
- a CDS encoding HAD-IC family P-type ATPase, producing MSSGTVTGTAEFHALPVTNVAEQLDVDPERGLSTAEAEARLARFGDNVVRVPAGPGPIRRFLAQFHNPLIYVLLLAGVVTWVFGGHVDAGVIAGVVLLNAVVGFVQESRAQRALEALSRMVPATATVVRDGVPQRVPAARLVPGDVVELAAGDRVPADLRLIEVHLAEVDESALTGESVPVVKATGVVAPSAAVADRTGSAYSGTLVTRGQARGLVTATGGATQLGGIQHLVATAQVVETPLTRKLARFSKQLSVVIVAVSAAAFVLGVARGTPAPEMFTAVVALAVGAIPEGLPAAVAIVLAIGVVRMSRRGAIVRHLPAVETLGGTTVICTDKTGTLTRNRMTVTALAAAGAPVSPTEAGETLRECLVAGVLCNDAELDEGDPTEIALLGSAIAAGLDPAAIRAAAPRTDTVPFESETRTMTTVHGGVSYLKGAVEEVAARCEAEVVPGGVVRPLDRDALDRVHASLTAQGLRVLAFARVTPGTTPVLLGLQAMHDPPRPEAVTAVAACRSAGIDVKMITGDHAGTARAVAVEVGLAAGRVLTGAELAAVPENEFDETVAGTQVFARVSPGQKLDLVRALQRRGHVVAMTGDGVNDAPALRRADIGVAMGAGGTDAARQAADMVLTDDDFASIEAAVRVGRGVFDNLRKFIAWTLPANIGEGMVVLVAILLGATLPIVPVQILWINMTTAVFLGLTMAFEPTEHGIMERPPRPPERPLFTASLLRRVVLVSLLLVVAAFAAYRLQLGLSASLAEARTTAVNVFVGVQAAYLLSCRSLDRPVLRAWPGHSRMFLLGLGLTAGLQLLLTYVPVMNTWFHTAPVGVVSWLWVAGASVTAFAVVETDKLLWHRYTVKASRGA from the coding sequence GTGAGTTCCGGAACAGTGACCGGCACGGCGGAGTTCCACGCGCTGCCCGTGACCAACGTCGCCGAGCAGCTCGACGTCGACCCGGAGCGGGGGCTGAGCACAGCCGAGGCCGAAGCGCGGCTGGCGCGCTTCGGCGACAACGTCGTGCGCGTGCCCGCCGGGCCCGGGCCGATCCGGCGGTTTCTGGCGCAGTTCCACAACCCACTCATCTACGTCCTGCTGCTCGCGGGTGTGGTGACGTGGGTCTTCGGCGGGCACGTCGACGCCGGCGTGATCGCCGGGGTGGTCCTGCTCAACGCCGTCGTCGGCTTCGTCCAGGAATCCCGGGCCCAGCGGGCCCTGGAGGCACTGTCCCGGATGGTCCCGGCGACGGCCACGGTCGTCCGGGACGGGGTCCCGCAGCGCGTCCCCGCGGCCCGGCTGGTGCCGGGCGATGTCGTGGAACTCGCCGCGGGCGACCGGGTGCCCGCCGACCTCCGGCTGATCGAGGTGCACCTGGCCGAGGTCGACGAGTCCGCGCTGACCGGCGAGTCCGTGCCGGTGGTGAAGGCCACCGGCGTGGTAGCGCCGTCGGCTGCGGTCGCCGACCGCACCGGCTCGGCCTACTCGGGGACACTGGTCACCCGGGGGCAGGCGCGTGGGCTGGTCACCGCGACCGGCGGCGCAACCCAGCTGGGTGGGATCCAGCACCTGGTCGCCACCGCCCAGGTCGTGGAAACGCCGCTCACCCGCAAGCTCGCCCGGTTCTCGAAGCAGCTGAGCGTGGTGATCGTCGCGGTCTCGGCCGCGGCCTTCGTGCTCGGCGTCGCGCGGGGCACACCGGCGCCGGAGATGTTCACCGCCGTGGTCGCCCTTGCAGTGGGCGCGATTCCCGAGGGCCTGCCGGCCGCGGTCGCGATCGTGCTGGCCATCGGCGTCGTGCGGATGTCGCGGCGCGGCGCGATCGTGCGGCACCTGCCCGCGGTCGAAACCCTCGGCGGCACGACGGTGATCTGCACCGACAAGACCGGCACGCTGACCCGCAACCGGATGACGGTGACGGCCCTCGCGGCGGCGGGGGCACCGGTTTCGCCGACCGAGGCGGGGGAGACGCTGCGGGAGTGCCTGGTGGCGGGAGTCCTGTGCAACGACGCGGAACTCGACGAAGGAGACCCGACCGAGATCGCGTTGCTCGGCTCGGCGATCGCGGCGGGCCTGGACCCCGCCGCGATCCGGGCGGCCGCGCCGCGCACGGACACCGTGCCGTTCGAGTCCGAGACCCGGACGATGACGACGGTCCACGGCGGTGTTTCCTACCTCAAGGGCGCGGTCGAGGAGGTTGCGGCCCGCTGCGAGGCCGAGGTGGTGCCCGGTGGTGTCGTGCGTCCGCTCGACCGCGATGCCCTGGACCGGGTGCACGCCTCACTGACCGCGCAGGGCCTGCGGGTGCTGGCCTTCGCCCGCGTGACGCCGGGGACCACGCCGGTGCTGCTGGGCCTGCAGGCCATGCACGACCCGCCGCGGCCGGAAGCGGTCACCGCGGTCGCGGCCTGCCGGAGCGCGGGCATCGACGTCAAGATGATCACCGGCGACCACGCCGGCACGGCCCGCGCGGTCGCCGTTGAGGTCGGTCTGGCTGCCGGCCGGGTCCTCACCGGCGCCGAGCTGGCCGCCGTGCCGGAGAACGAGTTCGACGAAACGGTCGCGGGCACGCAGGTGTTCGCGCGCGTGTCGCCGGGGCAGAAGCTCGACCTGGTCCGGGCGTTGCAGCGGCGCGGGCACGTGGTCGCGATGACCGGTGACGGGGTGAACGACGCCCCGGCCCTGCGCCGCGCGGACATCGGCGTCGCGATGGGCGCGGGCGGCACCGACGCGGCCCGCCAGGCGGCGGACATGGTGCTGACCGACGACGACTTCGCGTCGATCGAGGCGGCCGTGCGGGTGGGCCGCGGCGTGTTCGACAACCTGCGCAAGTTCATCGCGTGGACGCTGCCGGCGAACATCGGCGAGGGCATGGTGGTCCTGGTGGCGATCCTGCTGGGCGCGACGCTGCCGATCGTCCCGGTGCAGATCCTGTGGATCAACATGACGACGGCGGTGTTCCTGGGCCTGACGATGGCGTTCGAGCCGACCGAGCACGGCATCATGGAACGCCCGCCGCGCCCACCCGAGCGGCCGTTGTTCACCGCCTCCCTGCTGCGGCGGGTGGTGCTCGTGTCGCTGTTGCTGGTGGTGGCGGCTTTCGCTGCGTATCGCCTGCAGCTCGGTCTCTCCGCTTCGCTGGCCGAGGCACGGACGACGGCCGTCAACGTGTTCGTGGGTGTGCAGGCGGCCTACCTGCTGAGCTGCCGGTCGCTGGATCGGCCGGTGCTGCGCGCGTGGCCGGGGCACAGCCGGATGTTCCTGCTGGGGCTGGGGTTGACGGCCGGGTTGCAGCTGTTGCTGACGTACGTGCCGGTGATGAACACGTGGTTCCACACGGCGCCGGTCGGGGTCGTCTCGTGGCTGTGGGTGGCCGGGGCTTCGGTGACGGCGTTCGCGGTGGTGGAGACGGACAAGCTGCTCTGGCACCGGTACACCGTCAAAGCCAGTCGCGGCGCTTGA